In Acinetobacter sp. C32I, one genomic interval encodes:
- the dcd gene encoding dCTP deaminase: protein MAIKSDRWIREMSEKHGMIEPYAENQVRFDENGEKLISYGVSSYGYDVRCAREFKVFTNVHSAIVDPKNFDDKSFIDIESDVCIIPPNSFALARTIEYFRIPRNVLTVCLGKSTYARCGIIVNVTPLEPEWEGHVTLEFSNTTNLPARIYAGEGVAQMLFFESDEVCETSYKDRGGKYQGQTGVTLPKT, encoded by the coding sequence ATGGCAATAAAATCTGATCGTTGGATTCGTGAAATGAGCGAAAAACACGGCATGATTGAACCTTATGCAGAGAATCAAGTTCGTTTTGATGAAAACGGAGAAAAGTTGATTTCTTATGGGGTATCGAGCTATGGCTACGATGTCCGTTGTGCACGTGAGTTTAAGGTGTTTACCAACGTCCATTCAGCGATTGTTGACCCAAAGAACTTCGATGATAAAAGCTTTATCGATATCGAATCTGATGTGTGTATCATTCCACCAAACTCATTTGCGCTAGCACGTACCATTGAATACTTCCGTATTCCACGAAATGTCCTCACGGTTTGCTTGGGTAAATCAACTTATGCGCGTTGCGGTATCATTGTGAATGTAACGCCGTTAGAGCCAGAGTGGGAAGGTCACGTTACCCTAGAGTTCTCAAATACAACCAATTTGCCAGCGCGTATTTATGCAGGTGAAGGTGTTGCACAAATGTTGTTCTTTGAAAGCGATGAAGTATGTGAAACATCATATAAAGACCGTGGTGGTAAATATCAAGGTCAAACCGGTGTGACTTTACCAAAGACCTAA